In the genome of Candoia aspera isolate rCanAsp1 chromosome 4, rCanAsp1.hap2, whole genome shotgun sequence, the window GGTGGCAAAATCTGATTTGGACTAAGTTGAGATTTGATTCAATAAAAGGTTTAACCATAAACTATGACGGGAAGCACTAAAATGCCTGCAGCTATTTCACTGTTTTGGCAGAAAGGGATGAAAATGGCAGGCGTGGTTGACACTTTAGAGAACAGATCTGCCTCATTTTAGCTAGATACCTTTGAAGGGTTTATTGCaatacatcttttaaaaatcatcccGAAGACACACAGACCTTTCCTAATAATGTACATGAGAAAAGACAGCCCAGTGGCCTCTTTGTCTAGCAAAGAGCCTATTAAAAAGTTGGGCAGCACTAAAGCAAAATTTttcctaaaaataataaaaaagtagaaACTTCGtaaaaaaagagttttattaAAGACCAAAACATTAACTATACTCAGACTATTTGGGTTTTCTGTCGGTTTGGTTCATTAACAAGGTTATTCTATGAATAATGTATTATatgctgtttgttttattttcataaaaagaAAGCTTGAGGTATGTGTACGATCAGAGTGTCTATAACATACTGTACAAAGAAATACCATGCATTATATGCAGTAGCCTAACATCAAGCACACTGTTTCAGAAGATCTTATCCAGTGAAGGCATTCATTGACATGTCAAGTCGACAActagcaggaagaaaataaaaaatagcaaacaaaacaaaactttgtcTAACAGAAAGTGGGGAAAATGAACCGGAATGAAAGAGGGAACAGAGATAGCCAAAAACAAATGCTATTCAGAGACTAGACTATAGGTCAGATAAAAAGACCGAACattcaggaaggagaagaatgcAGTAAAAGTCACGGATTTGCAGAAAGGTAGAAAATCATAAGGGCAGAGCAGACCAAATTTAGAAAGATGAACCATCAGTTTGACTTTCTCTTTCAGAACAGGAGTCCCCGACTGTTCAGACAGGCAGTACTTGCAGTTTATAAAACTGGCTGGCTACTTACGTTTATTTAAGAAAGTCATCATACCACTCAGCCTCATGTTtttcaatggaaaaaaatgctgcaaCAGTGTTAGAGACTCTGCAAAGTCAGGAGGTCCACTGAATCCCTAAATTCACTTTGAATCTCtaaaacagttcaaagttacCTAAACTGATCCCTTGAAAATGATTATGCTTgattcaaagggatgatttgacTGAATCTACATCCAATCATCCCCTCAAAGCTGTACAGACCAACTTTCATAGACTTACAGAGTACCAAAATACATCAGCTAAGGACAAAACAATGGTTTACCTCCCATGTAATTGTCTTCGAAAGGATTTCCTGAGGTCTGTTGAGTTCTCACAGTAGACAACCGGTGACTGAAATGAGGTGAATTGTATACTGTAACTATATGCCAAAGAAACTGCAGTTTGTACAGCGCTTTGTCAGCAAAGCAACCAATATTATCCATTAGTTAAACTGTCGTAACGGGAAACTTCCCTTGTTATGGTAACAGCTCATTTATTAATACCAACTTCTGCGTAGCAGGTGTTAACAAGCCTATAGAACTGCAGCATTCACAAATCCGCCACAGCTGTTCTTTGCTCAGCCCGCGCTGGAGCTACCTCACTGCTACTTTTTGCATATTGGTGTCCCATCATGCATAAGGATACGAGATACAGGATTCATATGCAAGTTTATCTGTAGTTCAAAGAAAatttgccttatttttttttGGTCGATGAATTGCATTTGAACATTTCTActgtatcatttttaaaaaggactgaATGCAGTAAAATTTCACCATACCTTAGAAAAAGGTGAAATTAAAGATATATAAATAGAAAGTAAGGTTGCTTGTTTTTCTGGCTGGTCCGAGAGTAGTGGATTACTTCAATTTCAATTGATTGTTCACCGTCAGTTACAGATTGATCTCCTtgttctctctttccccccttcCCACTACTGCCCTTGACTAGTCTTTTGATTGGTGACACTATTATTAAAGGTATCTGTTTGATTCTCTGAAAATGGAGTTGCAAATGCATCAAGGATGCAAATGCTTTTGGCTAAGGTTTGGGTACCTTTGAATGGCTTAGCTTGCTTCAGCTATAGAAAAATCATAGTTGTGTTattccagaaagaaaaaataatttgtaaCTGGACAATACTTTACTTAGACTCAATATGGCACAGATATTTGAGGGCAGATATTATCTTATACTTAAGGTTTCTTTTTATATGATATTCTGCAGTATGTAAGTTACTATTATGCTGATATTATTCCTGATTATATAGCAGTTGAGCAGGAAATAATGGAAGGCTGTCCTCAGACCACTACACTTTCAGTTGATTTTATGGCTTTGTTTCAGAAGGGTATAAAGTCCTAAGCCACTACTTAGAATTAtgtacataaaaatattaaaaagtaattagGCAGTTATTTTAGGGGGTTTAAGGAGGGGTAATTAAGAGGAAATAGAAGTTACACTAAGAAGTAACTTTTAGTTAGGCTGTCTCACGTAGAGAATAAATTAATTTTGTGGAGGTATTGCTTGAAAGCTTTGCCAAATTTAAGAGGAATCGGTCAATTTCATTctgaacacacatacacagacagcTATCTGCTGTGCTGCCGGTACTGGGAGGAGGCATATTTGCACTGATTTCTCCATCAAGAGAATTAGGTGCAGATGATGGGGGCCAGCagcatgaatatactgtataggtATTGATccagcctccccacccccaatttccAGCAATCGATCAAGACCAGTAAGGAGGCAAGTGCAGTTGAACCTCTCTTGGGAATCACTGACATATGAAAGGGCTTTTTTCCTCCAATGCCAATAGCTTTATTGCTTGGAAAACCAGAGAACAGGAATAGCAACATGGTCGCTGCATGTTTTTAATCAGGCAGCCATCTtgttcaatttcttttctttttgtaatagtaggcatttatttatctatcatatttgtatagccgcccatctcacttatTGTGACTCTGGAACATTTATCAGAACATTTGTGGGTTCCCCAGGCGGGGACTGCAAATTAGAGAGCTTGGCTTCCTTTTACATCTGTATAGTTTTATGATTCATTCTAAAAGTGTATTAATGTTAATGTGTCTTTTTAAAGTAACCATATGTATACCAAATTGTGATAGATGAAAATCTGAAATTCTATTTACTATGGCTCACAATATTTATGCTCATATATTCTAAAGCTGAGCAACATACTGTGAATCTATTTAAAAGTATTATGagtatttttaaatagttcaCAGTATATATCAGAGGTGAAAAGAAGTCTGATTAATGCAAAGAACATGTCAACACCTGTGCCTCAAACAATAATTGAAGGAAACTACTTTAATAGGCTGCAATAGTGAATAGCAAACTTTTCCTAAATATAtgacttattttaaaatttaagttttGTGTAAATGTACATAAATAATAGAATTGCCAATGTAATATTCTACATTGGCAATTCTATTAGTTATATAAAGTTAGACAAAACTAGTAAGTAGTATTCATGGATACTTCTAGAATATCTTTTGATGTTTAATGCAGGTTACTAATTcagccaaaggggggggggaaataagatACTATATATTGCACAGGAAGAAACTTATCAAGATTTATTAGGCCCTGGCATTTAGAGTAAATTTTCACAAAAAAGGCCTAAAAATAAACGTATTAGAAATACGGGATACACAACCTTGTTATGTGTCCAAACCAGATACAAACTCAGTTTGCATCTCTTCTGCCGGTCTGGAAGTGGTAAGGCTTTCCAACATTCTATAGCTAGCATCAAAGCATGACAAATATGCCAAGTTGACTTGATTCCTGAGGTCtatattcatgcagttttcttggctgcttTACAGATATGGCTTGCTGTTGTTtatttcagggattttttttttacttcccagtccagCCAACAGCCCTGGGACTCCCAgactgtctcccatccaagaagtaCTTAGGGCGATGTGCTACTGCCTGCCAGTGTGGAGACAGCACCAGGATTTCCCTACTGAGAGAAGATACCCAGACTGAAAGCTGAGGAATCGTATCTGGTGATACTGGTCTTTAGCCTACAATCAAGCATCTTACTTCAAGCATACTTGAAGTGTACTCCCCTTGTATGTAACATGTATCTAACTTCCAACTATGTTCAGTGCTGCATAAGGATTGGTTTGTTCAAGCATCTTCATCACATAAGGTGCAGACAGGcagcttggtgtcctccagattgTCTTTTCTTCAGTTCTTACCAAATCCAGCTAGTATGGCCAATGCCAAGGGACTGTCAGAAATGTCATCAGGTTACTTATTTTTACATGAAGATTACAAGAGTGCATTTGCTACTGTCACTTAACATGCCAACAGACAACTTATGATCACAAAACGTAAGACTTAATTCCTAACAGAAGAGTTCAACAAATATCCAAATTTACTTCTTTCACAGGAAGCTAAAGTGTAGATATATGAAAGTGAAAAACCAGCCTAGGAACATACAATTGAGTAATTTGGTTATGAAGAGAAAAAAGGTGCACTAGTTTTCCATACTTTAAATTCTTCCTTTTGGATATAGCCTGCCATACATGAGTTTCACCTCAAACATCTGGTAAGTATAATGGTGGTGGTACTTTACTGGGATTAAGCAGTAACTAAGGAACATTTTTTAATCTCAGAATTAGTTTTATCTTTTAACAgttgttaaaaataaatctcaCAAGTGGTATGAATATAGGTTGCTCAGTGGTTACTTGCAAAAATAAAGCACAGAAACTATTGCCATCTAGAATTATTCTTCTGTTCTGCAAGGACTAGGAAGAACCAGTTCATATATTGCCATGTGTTTGGCCATGCACCAGAAAGTTTCTTTTTATGTCCGTATCACCTTCTCTCCATTAAAAAATCAGATAGAATTAGTCTTATTAATTTGTTTGATAAAGGTTAAAGCTTTGTTTTCACACAGAAATGAATCAAGATTATTTGTcacaaaaaaatgtattttcttagaTCAAGAACATTAAACTAATAAAAATTCACATCAAAAAGTGCAGTGTTCAGATCTGCTTTGTAATACAAAAATCTCATACTGCAATGTTTTGCTACCCCAAATCCCCTTTGCTCCAGATGCTGCACTATTCCCCCCATTCTTTCAGTAAGTTTGCACAGACTTTTCCTTAAATCTGAAAATTGTTCTACTTAAAGTTCatcttttgttttgcttaattTGGTGGCATGTTCTTCAACAAATTTACTCAAGTTCTCCAAATCTCTTTCCCCGGTTTCAAATTTAATtggatttttcttcttgttgCTGGGAGCAAAATAGATGGTGGGGAAACCTTCTACTTTGTAATTGTCATTTGTGACATCATTAGCAGTTGCATCCATTTTAGCAATTATCAGATTTTTCTGATTCTTGTATTTTTTACCCAATTCCATATAGATGGGTTCTAATTTCTTGCAATGCCCACACCAGGGAGCATAGAACTCTATAAGAACATCAGCATTTGGATCCATTACTGTGGATTCAAAAGTTTTACCAACAACAATCTTCACTGGACCTTTGTTATTTTTTGGTATTGGCTGGGATTTCACAATGGGCTTTAGTTTACCTACAAAGGAAGCAGAAGAACACTGTTATACCAAGACAGCATCTCCTATATTCCAACTTGCAAAATTACAATCCCCAAATTAGCTGCTCCATgctagtatttttatttgttctttaaatCAAAAACACAAAATACCTTTTCCTGATCATCAGAGGATACTTCTCATTTGCCACAGAGGATCATAAAAAGCTCAGTGAGTTCACTAGGATCTGACTCAGAagtgaaggcaaaactgaatggAATCCCTTCACTTTGGTGGAAAATGTCTTTCAGAGCATTTGGCATCTGTAGCCTTTTGTTGCATAAGCGAAGGAGGAAAAGAACACAATATATTGTCCTTCTCCCACCCCAATTTCTATTTAACTTTCAGCCAGATATAGATTGCTGAAGAACATAAAAGCTTTCTATGTTGTGATATTTTGGATGCTTACAATACAATATGCTGCTCCTTACAACAAAATTTCATCAACAATGCAAAGTGTGGAACTACATTTTACAAAGGATTTTCCCCAACCTGTTGTACTTCACTAAAGTTGAACTTCAATTCCTGTTACCCCAACGATGTTTGGAAACACTGGGCTAAGAAATGCTGGAACAAAATTTCACCTATTTGAAGCTTACTCATACAAGGCTAGGGCTTCTTGAACATGCTGTAGTGGCTAGTTTCAAGCACATTAAGAATATATCAAACAAACCACACCATGGGTTAGTGTGATACACAAATCCAGCCTTTAGTATCTCCATGTAGTGCTATATCCATGTTGTTTCACCTTCCATTAGAAAAAATAGTAGTCTATGAACTAAATCCAAGCAAGACCATTTACCTTTTTTGAATGACAAAACAAATTCCCTAAGTGTATCAGAGTCAAATTCTTCAGGTTCCATGGCATATTTTTTACCAGCTTCATCAAAGATAGCAGCATTAACATCTTCTCCACTGTCAATCAGTCCCAAATCTTTTATCTCTGAAGAGTAGTCTTCTTCATCAGCAATTGCAAAAGTGTATTCTGGAAAGTCCTTAGCCACGTCTAAGACTTTATTACGCCAATACTGGGTAGCTGGAAATACCAAACATGCCATTTAGAGATTTCTAAATTAAATTGTACAAGATCATTATGAAAATTACTTTATTAGTTATACCTACCAACACGATAGTCAAAGCTGAAGTCTACCATATAATAAACAACTACTAAGGGCTTCTTAGCATATCTCTTAGCGTCATTAGCAGTCTTGCGATGACCAACAAGAGGCAGGGCATGTTTCACCACATGTTTTTTCACTTCAGCAACATCAGTAGATTCCTGTTTACAGCAACAAAAACTAAGTCTGGAGGATGTAATGCTTGCAAGAGGGTTTACTATGGAGAATATTCATACACAAATCCTAACAAAGAACTGAAGAACCTTATATCCTGTGCGGGTTATTGAGGCTTATTCATTCGCAAAAGgtgaattaaaagaaatattaagtGAAGAATCTTCAATCAAGATCTAGCGCCATTCAGTTCAGGGAAACCTTTCCTTGACCTTGGATTACTGTGCAGTAATAAGCCTTTAAAAACATTATCTATGAAGCTTTCAAAAAACCAATTTCTTATGGAAGAAATGCAGCTGGAAAGAGGTTacactccacccccaccccacacacagttgaacattttaaaacatctaaTTCTTTTACAGAGTGGGAATAGTCAGGagaaaattggggaaaagagcaaaaagaagtaTGAAAGAAAGCTgttgactcatttatttatttaaaattatattttggggACACCAGCAAGGATGGAACCCTCCTCAGTTAATGTCcataagagaagagaaagagaagagagaaaaaataaatacaaacagcAGTTATAAGAACCAACATTAGCCAGAAGTGCCGTTCAGGAAAAAGCCACTGAAAAAAAGTGGGCCTTCAACCTTTTCTGAAAGCATACTAAGGAGtctaatgaaaattcatgccaAAAATTGGGGATTACTAGCCATAAAAATTCTATCATTTTTATTGACCACCCTATTCTGGATTGTAGGCATTTCATGATTTCTAAACTTTAGGTTGtttatatgcatgcacacacacatagagtATAACTTCAGTTAACCTTAGGATCATGACTATGAAATCCCATTAGATGTTTGCATCCAGCTTGGCAAGTTCAGAATACAAGAAAGCCCAATGTGAAACAGCAAAACTAATTGCATTATTTGGAGCCTGGATCAGTTTTTCAAAGAAATACTTCCATAGTTCTAAAAAGTACTCTGGAGCATCACAAATTAGGATATGCAAATAACTCAGTCAAAAGGATAAAACTGATCTGTACCTAATATGGACTTGACATAGCTACTCACTTTTATATCCAAAACATACATTGTAGGCTCATATTTTGATTGAAATTTTTCAGGTTGCATCATCACCAGTGTTCCAGGATCTACTTTTAGGAAGTTTGATATTTCACTGCTGAAAGTATGGTGGAACTTATATTCTTCTCTCAAGCTGTTAGCTGAAACAAAACCCCAAAGAATTAGGACATTCTGAAGTTTGAAAAATCTGAATACTTTACACAGTATTGCTATTTCCCagagtttattaaaatataactaTACACAGAAATGCAACAATAAAACTCTTCTGTATTCTCCCTAGTTTTAGTTTCTATTTGAAGTCAGATTGACCCTTGTAGTTCCACATTATGACATCATCTATATAATACTTTAATTAGGATAATTCCTCAGATTTCCCATTCTCTGCAGAGGCTCTTTACTATCAAGACAGAAGCTCTATCAGCTGCCAGATAATAGCAAATTAACTTGTTTAAATCCTGCACTTAGTTCTGTGTGTTGTTGCTTGCCTTCTCCtttatgccagtttggtctagtggttaaggtgctgggctagaaaccaggagtctatgagttctagtcccgccttaggcatgaaagccagctgggcgaccttgggccagtcactatctctcagcacaactcacctcacagggtcgttgttgtggggaaaataggaggaggaaggagtattaggtatgttcaccaccttgagttatttataaataaataataaaggcgggataaaaattaaataaacaaatcttaTTTTCCTCCAATATGTATATTATTCTTTCCTCTGAGAGAGAACAGGGGAATTACGTCACCTCATTTTAGTAAAGCAGGAACCGGAGGTTATCAACTGATATAGACAGCCTTTTGAGAATTAACATGGCACTGCAATTATAAGAGAAAAAGATGGCGTCgtattatttaatttctatatctATAATTTGAAGGATATTTTTCCACTGCTCTGCATTCTCAGAAAGCTTTAGGAAGTACTGTCCATGTGCTAATACTGAGCAATGTTTACAACTtcataataaaaggaaaatgtaCCTGCATCTTGGTAGAGTTGGTAAGCTGGGTCCTGGCTTTCTTTAAAAACGCCAATAATAACAACATCATCTCCATCTTTCAGAAATTCTTGTACCTGTTTAATGGCCTGTATTTGTTTGGATGGAGGGCCAGCTTGTTCTATCATGTAATCAACAATTCCTGTTAACAAAAATAATCTCTTGTTATGGTCCGAAAAATCATCCATTTAGTATCTTATAATTGAAAAAAGAAGACTGCTAATCTTACAGAGTTTTAGTCCATCAACTAAAAATCATGTTTGTTCTAAAAATtattgttgaaaaaaataaagggcatgtaaaagaaaggaatgttGAAGTAATgccgttttttccccttttgggaaGCAGGCTGACTCTAGAAATGTCAGCTTggtcgatagatagatagatagatagatagatagatagatagatagatagatagatagattccatATATTGGACTTAATGAAGTCAACTCTCGTTAAGTCTCAGCTCCCCAGCTATTGAATGGAAATAGGAATAAATCTACAGGTTGTTGCAAACAGAAGAGTTTGCCATACCATATTTTTCTCTTGGCCCATTGTAGTCAAAAGGTTTGCCCTTGCGGAAGATCTTGAGAGAAGGGTATCCAGACACATCAAATCTCTTTGCAAGATCTGTTTCTGCAATAGCATCAACTTTTGCTAGGGGGATAGGAGGAATACGCTTACTAAGCTCCTTAGCTGCCTTCTCATATTCTGGAGCTAATCTTTTGCAATGTCCACACCTATATCAGAAGGGAGGCAGAAAGAGGTTAAAATTTACAGTTAAAAGTTCTCAAAActgttctgaatttttttaagcagaacaaaaggaaaaaaataacatttcagaTATAAGATTTTTTTGTGttcatttttaaagggaaaaatgtTACTGTTGAGATATCATTTTAGGTAAACATTATTGAAACATATATTTTGATATAACAGTGTTACAAGTCATCATCTACATAGCAGTTAGCAATTGGTCACTGGGTGTTCTGCTCCAATGAATATACACAATATTTATGGAAATGGTATCTATTGCCATGTTCAGTTTCACATCTGCCCTGAAGAAGCCAGCAACTTGTCTACTGAAACATCAGTGCATATTTATTTTACACATGGGACCTGATTCAATATAAGTGACCAGACATTTCTACAGGCTATATCCCTGGATTGAGGGATGAAAGCGATGTGTGCATTTTTTCAAATAAGTGCCTTGGATATGCAGGTTTAATAGTGCTTCAGGTAACCCCAAGTGGATGTGCAGCTGATATGAAAAATATGAATTTGTCCTCAGTGGGCTGTTTTCCAACTCCAAAATTCAGATCATAACAAAATGCTTTTCAGGGAGGAATGTGATATACTTGAATCCTATGGTAAATATAATATGGCTTAAAGAGGATAGAATCATACCTGGTtgtcaattttaaaaagtaattcaaAAGCACACATGTGCCATGCAGGTTCAAATTTGTGCCAAGATCTAATTAGGTAAAATAATTAACTATCAATATCCAAACCTAGCCTACAGGAAAATAGCTATAAAAAAGGGATAATTTTGCACAGGCCTATTTTGAAATATTAGCAGTTTTAAGTTATTCAATGTATAAGtcagatgttttttaaaaaaactgcaggaTTTTTAGATATCGATGAACTGCAAACATGGAAGCAGTGAAATACATGAAAAGCTTCCCTATTACGAAAGATCAAACTTTCTGAAAAGAAGTGCCACAATCCAACAGTGTTGGcttatggcagcctttctcaaccttttgaccctggaggaacccttgaaatatttttcaggcctcggggaacccctgcatgttcaggtttgaatgtaggccagaagttacaaaattattagtttcatgtgtaggcctgtatatatgcattaactgtgttcttaaactgaaaataaagaatgaaacctacttctttaatgtgaagttgcccaaatttgaaatatttttttaaataaatcatgatctcccagggaacccccagtgacctctcattgaaccctagggttccacggaaccctggttgagaaaccttggcttATGGTGTGCtgccaaaggaagaaaaaaaaagtcatgacaACTATGATAAAATATACTTCTTCTTACCATGGAGCATAGAATTCAACCAGAATTATGTCTGCTTCATTCACTGTTGCATCAAAGTTCTCTTTGGTCAAAACTAATGTAGCTTCAGGTGGAGGGATCCAGTCAGGTTGTGAAACCTCCTTTACTTTAGCCACAATTTCTAAAAACATAATATGAAAagactcatttttattcttaactAGCAAAATGTGCATCATTTTAACAAGTGTAATTATCACAAAAGGACAACTGTACACTACAGAGAATTTGGAAATGCATCTTGCTCCAGAATAGAAGGGTCTTGGGCACTTTAATCAAGCCATATTTCTGCCTTCATCATTAGAGCACTTTCGTATAAGAATGAGAAtgatttcttattcttattagAGACTAAAGTGTCAACCACTCCTTTACATGTAAGTAAAATGGTGTAGCTGGGAAAATCACAAGACAAAACTGACACTGAGAATCAAGCCTGTATCTGTATTTGGAGCTATTCTGCATCGTGCTAAATGTGAAGGCACGTTGGAGAACTGGTTTACACCAAGCAGAAATCAAGCCATAAAAAATATCATTTGGGCATGCTATTATCTTTTCAGCCATCTTCTTGAGAAGACTGGAAAACTGACTAATAGGCTCTGCTGAAAGACAAAGCACCACACTATATGAAAGAATGCATGCAAATAATATTCTGAACCAACATCTCATTCTACATTTTCAAAACAATAGAACTGTGTGGAAAAAATAATGTACTCTTCCCAGAACTGTTTGTAAAATTAATCAACAAGTGATTACTTGGGCTGGTGCTGTAATAGAAAGTCTTCAGCAAATATAGGTTACACTATAGGAAACCTTTGTACACATATTGATGTAGCAAACAGTGGTGCATCCTCTTTCCAGGTTTTGCCCAAGGAGCAATAAAAGTTTTCCTAGTGCAAATACAGTTTGTATATCTCCCTTTGGGACACTAAAGATGTATATCCTTTGCATGATTCCcagaaacacagaaagaaaatattctgATTCCTTGTGCATCTTCCTGCAAATGCACCCTTGTAACAAGACAACACATTGccttcatgtatttttttaaaaaaaacatcactCAAGGTGGTCTCATGCATTTGGAATAAATTGTAGGCTATGTGTAAATAAGTGGCACACTTTCCTATTTCCAGTTCATGTGTTACATAGGTCAAAGAAAAAAAGTCACTACCTACCTGCTTCTGTTCTTGAGCCATCATAATCCACTGGCTGCCCTTTCTTCAGAATTTTAATGGTTGGATAACCACTAACATCAAATCGACTTGACACAGTAGGGGCTGTTGTAGCATCTATTTTGGCAACGGGAATGGGTGGATCATTTTCTTTTAGTGTTTTGGATATTTTTTCATATTCTGGAGCAAACTGCTTACAGTGCCCACACCTAAAGAAAACAAGAGAGTAAATTTGGACaggagtttattttattattctgtttctACAGAAAAATTTAGATTAAGGACAAAGGCAATTTTATCTCAATACAATGCTTAGCTAGGTAGCACTCTAATCATATTGAAGGAATGAATGTGGTTGCTGATAGAGGAAAGCTATTTGAAAAATAAGTTGCTGCATCATCAGTAGACTTCAACCTTGTGGGCCCCATGTGAGTGAAATTGTTCACCCGAATAATGCTATggttttatgcatttatttctcatttttatagATCTACAGAATCAAAAGACTcagacaatataaaaacaaaagctaacTTGTTGCAAATCTAACTTACAGGGGGAGGTTCTTTCATAGGATGAGAGCCCCCACTGACATCACCTCTCATAAGCTAGGAACCCATAACAATTCTGAGAGGAATGGACTGGATGGGCTAATTCTAGTTAGATAAGGCAGTTCTCCAAAAACTTAGAAGTCAAGCCACTTCGGATTTTAAACACCAAAGCTCACATTCTGAAACGTACCTAGAGGCCTACTGACATCCAGTGCAACAGTATTTGCATTGCTTGGCTGCAGCAGCTCTCACCCATCCACATGTAGGCCACCGTATTGTAAACAGCACTAAACCAGAATCAGTTTCAAAGATGAAAATGGAAACGTGAAAGCATCATGCTTACCAGGGGGCATAAAACTCCAGAAGTACAGTATCTTTGCCTTCAACAAAACTATCAAAGTTTGCATCATTCAACACTAAAACACCgttttcttcttttacttctgAATCATCGTCTTCATTATCGTcattgtcatcgtcatcatcatcagttTCCTCACTGGCAATAGAatctaattaaaaggaatatagttTTCTAATTCTGTAAGCTCTGCATTGCAATGCACATGAAATGCACTGCTACAATCCTATTTCAGCAAAGCCCAAATATTTAGAATGGACCACAGGACACTACCCAAATGAATATCACACTGTCTCTCCTCCTTCTGTTCCCCCCAACCATACTTCTCTTTCAAAACTTCAATTCTACAGTGGTGCTCCTCATACAGTCTTGCACAGCTTCTGACC includes:
- the PDIA4 gene encoding protein disulfide-isomerase A4, with protein sequence MNVKRVCLLTLLLALAQLAVLARCQEEEEGEDSIASEETDDDDDDNDDNEDDDSEVKEENGVLVLNDANFDSFVEGKDTVLLEFYAPWCGHCKQFAPEYEKISKTLKENDPPIPVAKIDATTAPTVSSRFDVSGYPTIKILKKGQPVDYDGSRTEAEIVAKVKEVSQPDWIPPPEATLVLTKENFDATVNEADIILVEFYAPWCGHCKRLAPEYEKAAKELSKRIPPIPLAKVDAIAETDLAKRFDVSGYPSLKIFRKGKPFDYNGPREKYGIVDYMIEQAGPPSKQIQAIKQVQEFLKDGDDVVIIGVFKESQDPAYQLYQDAANSLREEYKFHHTFSSEISNFLKVDPGTLVMMQPEKFQSKYEPTMYVLDIKESTDVAEVKKHVVKHALPLVGHRKTANDAKRYAKKPLVVVYYMVDFSFDYRVATQYWRNKVLDVAKDFPEYTFAIADEEDYSSEIKDLGLIDSGEDVNAAIFDEAGKKYAMEPEEFDSDTLREFVLSFKKGKLKPIVKSQPIPKNNKGPVKIVVGKTFESTVMDPNADVLIEFYAPWCGHCKKLEPIYMELGKKYKNQKNLIIAKMDATANDVTNDNYKVEGFPTIYFAPSNKKKNPIKFETGERDLENLSKFVEEHATKLSKTKDEL